The Malus domestica chromosome 13, GDT2T_hap1 genome includes a window with the following:
- the LOC103452195 gene encoding leucine-rich repeat protein 1-like isoform X2 encodes MGSRVLLVFYLAAVAIASVECYSEGDALSVWKSSLVDPNNVLQSWDPTLRNPCTWFHVTCNSENSVTRVDLGDANLSGLIVPELGILANLQYLEVFGNNLFGSIPKEIGNLTKLVSLDLYQNNLTGTIPTSLGHLPSLRRVFSNSLTGPIPLSLGNLKSLQILELNSNLLTGTIPAELLNLIRFGNLNLFNVSDNLLQGTVHRTNSTVTTIIQDPQAQK; translated from the exons ATGGGTTCTCGAGTTTTGCTTGTTTTTTATCTTGCAGCAGTAGCTATTGCATCAGTGGAATGCTACTCGGAAG GAGATGCTCTGAGTGTCTGGAAATCCAGCTTGGTCGACCCAAACAATGTCCTCCAGAGCTGGGATCCAACGTTACGAAATCCATGCACCTGGTTCCACGTTACTTGCAATTCTGAAAACAGTGTTACAAGGGT gGACCTTGGCGATGCTAACCTGTCAGGACTTATTGTCCCTGAGCTGGGAATCTTGGCCAACCTTCAGTACTT GGAGGTATTTGGCAATAACCTCTTTGGATCTATACCAAAGGAAATCGGTAACTTGACAAAACTCGTCAGCTTGGACCTTTACCAGAATAATCTCACAGGGACAATTCCGACATCTTTGGGACACCTCCCTTCCTTGAG GAGGGTCTTTAGCAATAGTCTGACTGGACCTATTCCTCTTAGTCTCGGAAATTTGAAATCTTTACAGATCTT GGAATTAAACAGTAACTTGCTCACTGGCACTATACCTGCAGAGCTCCTTAATCTCATTCGATTTGGCAACTTGAATCTTTT CAATGTATCAGACAATCTACTGCAAGGGACTGTACACCGTACCAATTCAACAG TTACCACAATAATACAAGATCCACAAGCTCAGAAGTAA
- the LOC103452195 gene encoding leucine-rich repeat protein 1-like isoform X1, translating to MGSRVLLVFYLAAVAIASVECYSEGDALSVWKSSLVDPNNVLQSWDPTLRNPCTWFHVTCNSENSVTRVDLGDANLSGLIVPELGILANLQYLEVFGNNLFGSIPKEIGNLTKLVSLDLYQNNLTGTIPTSLGHLPSLRFMRVFSNSLTGPIPLSLGNLKSLQILELNSNLLTGTIPAELLNLIRFGNLNLFNVSDNLLQGTVHRTNSTVTTIIQDPQAQK from the exons ATGGGTTCTCGAGTTTTGCTTGTTTTTTATCTTGCAGCAGTAGCTATTGCATCAGTGGAATGCTACTCGGAAG GAGATGCTCTGAGTGTCTGGAAATCCAGCTTGGTCGACCCAAACAATGTCCTCCAGAGCTGGGATCCAACGTTACGAAATCCATGCACCTGGTTCCACGTTACTTGCAATTCTGAAAACAGTGTTACAAGGGT gGACCTTGGCGATGCTAACCTGTCAGGACTTATTGTCCCTGAGCTGGGAATCTTGGCCAACCTTCAGTACTT GGAGGTATTTGGCAATAACCTCTTTGGATCTATACCAAAGGAAATCGGTAACTTGACAAAACTCGTCAGCTTGGACCTTTACCAGAATAATCTCACAGGGACAATTCCGACATCTTTGGGACACCTCCCTTCCTTGAGGTTTAT GAGGGTCTTTAGCAATAGTCTGACTGGACCTATTCCTCTTAGTCTCGGAAATTTGAAATCTTTACAGATCTT GGAATTAAACAGTAACTTGCTCACTGGCACTATACCTGCAGAGCTCCTTAATCTCATTCGATTTGGCAACTTGAATCTTTT CAATGTATCAGACAATCTACTGCAAGGGACTGTACACCGTACCAATTCAACAG TTACCACAATAATACAAGATCCACAAGCTCAGAAGTAA